Proteins from a genomic interval of Paenibacillus sp. 37:
- a CDS encoding metallophosphatase family protein, with protein sequence MIYITGDIHGTISINKRLNSRNFPQQKHITKDDYVIIAGDFGLLWDDSNEDRYWLKWLDKTKSFTTLFVDGNHENFDLLEQYPVESWNGGEVHRINKSVIHLMRGQVFNIEGQTFFTFGGAASHDKEYRKEGKSWWSREMPSQAEYEEGLRNLDKVDWKVDYIITHTCSTTALKYIANCCDLHMDLDEMHPYFQGIEQKANYKHWYFGHFHHDFELPNNLRLLYTDMIRIN encoded by the coding sequence ATGATCTATATAACGGGAGATATCCATGGAACCATTAGCATCAATAAGCGACTAAATAGCCGGAACTTCCCACAACAGAAACACATTACAAAAGATGACTATGTCATCATTGCTGGAGACTTTGGATTGTTATGGGATGATAGTAATGAGGATCGGTACTGGCTTAAGTGGCTAGACAAAACCAAGTCGTTCACCACTCTTTTTGTAGATGGAAATCATGAAAATTTTGATTTGCTAGAGCAGTACCCTGTTGAAAGCTGGAATGGGGGTGAAGTACATAGGATAAACAAAAGCGTGATCCACTTGATGCGAGGACAAGTTTTTAATATTGAAGGTCAAACGTTTTTTACGTTTGGTGGAGCTGCTTCTCATGATAAAGAGTATCGAAAAGAGGGTAAATCGTGGTGGAGCCGTGAAATGCCTTCGCAAGCGGAATACGAAGAAGGATTAAGAAACTTAGATAAAGTTGACTGGAAAGTAGACTACATTATAACTCACACATGCTCAACAACTGCCTTAAAGTACATTGCAAACTGTTGTGACCTTCACATGGATTTGGACGAGATGCATCCATACTTTCAGGGAATAGAGCAAAAAGCCAATTATAAGCATTGGTACTTTGGTCATTTCCATCATGATTTTGAGTTGCCCAATAATCTGAGGCTATTGTATACGGATATGATACGGATTAACTAG